From Candidatus Aminicenantes bacterium:
GGCCAGCAGCAGCGATTTGCAGTCGCAGTCCCCGTACTGTTCGTAAAGGCAGACGAGGGGCGGGAAGAAGGAATTGATGAACTTGTTGCCGTAGTAGTACGGCGGCTTCTGGTAGCGGACGGTTTGGACGAAGAACAGGAATTCGGCGAGCAAGGCCCCGGTGGCGGGCAGCGGCGCCAGCGCCTGCCGCAGGGCGGCGGTCAGGCCGGGGAAATATCCCAGGTTGCGGCGGAATATACCGGCATAATCTACCATGTAGATCTCCTTGCCTTGGTAGACGGCGACGCGCTGGAACCCTCGCTTTTCGAACATCAGCGTGCTCTCCATGCCGCGCGGGACCCCGAACTGGCTCAGCTCGTTCCTGACGTCGGCTTTGGCGAGCGCGAAATCGATGTGCCGCGCCTGCTTGTCGGCGCCGGTCCAGTCGAAAGCGCGCCGGTAGGAATCGCCCTCGGCCGGAGAGGCCGGCGGCGGACTTCCGGCTGCCAGCGCCCGGGGCGGGGCGGCCTGGGAGAGGAAGAGAACCAGCAGCAGCAGTGCCAGGGCGGTGGCCAGCGCGGGGGGGTGCCGCTTTTTCATCGGTCTTAAAGCAGCTTCAGCGAGTTGAAAAGCGCCAGGGTGATGGTGCTGATGATCGATTCGATGAACATGCCCAAAACGATCACGGTGATGCCGATGACCACCGCGACGGCTATATTCCCTTTTTTAATCTCCTCCCATTCATCGATGTCCCTGGTTAAGCCGATGAGCAGCTTCAGGGCCAAGAATACGACCAAAGCTCCTGAAATCAGAGCCACGACCAATGAGGCCATGACGCCGAGGATGAATAACAACCCCGTCTTGAGGGTGATGCCCGCGGGGTAATTGATGTACCACACGTTCATGATCGGCTTGATCGTTTCAAAGCACATATGCCCGATGGTCCAGATGAATGCCCCGAGCACCATGGCGGTGGCGACGTTGTGGTGCTTGACGATCTCCTTCTTTTCCTGGATGTTTTTGCGGGTCAGGAACAACAGGATCCAGATGCTGCCCAGCACGGAAACGATGGCGGCCGCGAAGATCAATGCCAGGTAGATCAGGGTGGATACCAAATGAAAGCCGTTATTTTCTATCATGGGCTACCTCCACGCACATCAAGCATTATAGATGTCTGGAAAAAAAACATCAACGCAACCGGCTGCAGTTTGTGCAGGTTAAGCGTTTTTCAACATTTGGGCCGATGCCGCAAAAGTGATGAGTGTCGGGATTTATGTTTTACATTTGAAACAAAAAGAAGGTAGTTTATTTCCGAGTGACCCAAAAACAGGACATAAATATGTATAATTGCTGGCAAGAGCTATGCATGCAATAAGCCTGAAATAATCGATTACTAGTTAAAAGGTGGAGGAAAAAGAGTTATGATGAGTTTAATGAAAATCAAAAAGAGTTTGGTTTTTATGCAACTGATCGTCATGAGCCTGACCTTCCCTGTTTTCGCTCAGCAGGAGCAGCAGAAAGAATACGTGCAGGTGGTCAACGTGGAGTTGATCCTGCGGGTGCTAAAAGATGGGGCTCCGGTCGGCGGGCTGAAGAAAAGCGACTTCACCCTCACTGAAGACGGCGAGCCGTGTGAGATAAATGGCTTTTTCGAAAATCACCGCAGCATTGCCCGCGCCGGCGAATCTAAAAAACAATTGCAGCAGCCGCGTTTGTACCTTCTGTTTTTTTGGGTCGGCAATCCCGCCGCCGACGTCGAGGGCGTTCTTGACAAGTTTTTCTCTACGATATACCGCGATGTCACGCAATACACGTGGGCGGTTAAGGAATATCAACTCCGCGAATTATCAACCGATATGACCGCTTTTGAAGCGATGGCCAATTCATTGATCCCTATTAAAAATGACAAATTCGCCCTGGTCTTTTTTCAACATGACACCCTGCCTCTCTTCGATATTTCCAAGGTGAGTGACGAGTGCTTGTTGAATGGAATTAATGAAAAAACTATTGTTGCGTTGAAAGATGAAATTGGAAAAATCGAAATCCAGGCAAAAATCTTTTTCAATTTCCACCGCTTTTCGGAAAAACTGAAATCGTTATTTATTCAGGCCAATACCCAATTCCATCTGCTATTCCTCAGCCCCGATAGAAGTGACGTGCATGCCAATGTAAGCTCCAAACTCCCGCTCATAAAAAGCGAGGAGGTTTTCTCCAACTGGGACCAGGTCCTGCGGGAAATCAGTAAAAATACCGGGGGACTTATGATGGACGGTGACCGCATGGTTGATGCTTTGGATCAAGTCACAGCATTTGAGGATATTTATTACCAGTTCACCTATGTTCCCCAGGGGCAAGGGACAAAAAAACGGAAAATCGACATCCGCGTCAATCAACCGGAAATGCAGGTGATCTATGGTCGGACGCTGGAAATGAAAGAATTGCCGCTGGTGAAAATCGCTGAAATATCCGCTAGCAGCCGGCTCATTCGTCTTGGGGTCGTCGATTTCTACGCCATCGCCAAAGATGGCGTTCCCACCGGATTGGTGAATATATATGTGACCGGCAAGCAAACGGACAATGAACCGTCGCGGCTCCTCATTTCCCAGGCAAGCGAAACCGCCGGAACGATCGATTTGCCCTTTGCCTTTCCGCAGTCGGGTTCCTGGGATCTCGAAGTACGGGTAGTCGACCAGATCACGGGGCAGCAGGACGTGAAAAAAGCACAGGTTGAAATAGCACCCGCCGTTCCTACTCCTGCTCCGGACAATGAGTCCGATCCCGCCCTGATTGCCTTACTGTCCAAAGGGGCCGCTTACGCGGAGAAGCTGAAGAAAACGGCTTTCAGTTTTTTTTGCCGGGAAGATGTGACCCAGGAAGTGTTTGCAACAAACTCCAGATTCAGACCTTTTTCACGAATCTACTGGATATATGATTATCAGATCATCGGCGGGGATGGAAAAATCACGGAAAACCGGGTGTTGCTGGAGAAAAACCGGAAAGAATCGCACCAGGAAAAAGCTCAACTGGAGACCATGTACCGTTCTTTTTATTCTTTTTATATGCCGGTGACCGTTTTGGCCGGTGAAAAGCAACATTTGTACCAATATCGGCTATTGAGCAAAAAAAAGAAGATTTGGCATATCGCGGCTGTCCGGCGTGATCCTTCGCTGCCAATCCCTTGGGGGGAAATATGGATCAGTGAAGAGGATGGGGCCGTCTTGAAGATTCAAATCGAACAAACTTCGATTGTCGGATTTGAAAAATTAGCCGAAAAACTAAAAAAGCGAGGCTTGGTGCCGGCAATCACGACCATTCACGAATACGACATAGAAAAAAACCAGATCCGCTTTCCCAGCAAAACAATCTTTATTGAAAGATACAACTCGGATTTTGTGCCAACAAAAGAATGGAGCTCAACGGTATTTGTAGGATATGGTCATTCCTCATTTGAACACTCACGGACATATTTTGAATATGAAGATTACCGCTTTTTTTATGTTACGGCCAGCGTCAAGGTAAAAATCGAGTAAAGCATCCAGCCCTGGCAAGGTTACCACTATATCTTTATTGGTGATGCAACAGAACAAAAAAATAGTCTGCGGCGGGTGTTCAAACGCCGTTGCATTTCGACCAGCCGCAGGTCGCGCAGGTCGGGCACTTTTCATCGTTCAAAGCGGTGCCGCAGAGCGGGCATTTGCTCACGTGCATGTCCTGGTGCTTGACATTGACGGCGCCTATATGGGTTTCCAGGACCTTGGCGATGGCGTCGGGGATCGATTGGATCAACTGGCCGTTGGTGAAGATCGGCTCGGCGCCGCCGATGCCCTTCAGCTGGTTGACCACTTCCTGGGTGGGGATGCCGCTGCGCAGGGCCAGCGATATCAGGCGGCCGCTGGCCTCGGCGTCGGCCATGGTCGAGTAGCCGCTCTTGCCGATGGAAGCGAATACTTCAAAGGGCTTCTTGTTGAAATAAGTGACCGTGATGTAGAGGTTGCCCAGCCCGGTCGAAATCTTATGGGTGGTCGAAGGGATGGCGTCGGGGCGGCCCAACGGCGTCGGCTTCTCGCTTCCGGCCTTGTTCAGCACCTGCAGGGCGCGGCAGCCGTCGCGGTATACGGTGATGCCCTTGATGTTCATGTCGAAAGCCATCAGGTAGGCGGCGGCGATGTCCTTGCGGGTGGCCGCGTTGTTGAAATTGATGGTCTTGGAAACGGCGCTGTCCACGTATTCTTGAAAGACGGCCTGCATCTTCAGGTGATCGATCGGGGAAATTTCCTGGGTGGTGATGAAATAGCCGGGCGCGGCTTCATCGGGGTGCTTCTCCTGCCATTGCTGGAACAGGGGGTGAATGTCGGTGATTTCCCCATCCAGGATTTTGGAGACCACCCGGAAGGCGAAAATCGGCTCGATGCTCGACGAGCAGCCGGCGATGCGGGAAATGGTCCCGGTCGGGGCGATAGTCAACACCGAGGCGTTGCGCATTTTTTGGCCCTGGTAGATGGATTTTTCGATGTTGGGGAAACTGCCGCGAGTTTCAGCCAGCGCACGCGAGGCGGCCACGGCTTCCTCCTTCATGAAGCGGATGATCTTGCTGCCAAGGTCGCGGGCTTGGTCGCTATTGTAACCGATGCCCATCTGGATCAGCAGGTCGGCAAAGCCCATGAGGCCGAGGCCGATGCGGCGGTTGGACTTGGCCATCTTATCGATCTCCGGCAGCGGATACAGGTTGACTTCGATGACATCGTCCAGGAAACGGATGCCCAGCTGGATGAGCTCGCGGAATTTCGTCCAGTTCAGCCGCTCCGGCGATTTCCTGTCGAACACGTTCATCAGGTTGATCGATCCGAGATTGCAGGCTTCGTAGTCATGGAGCGGCTGTTCGCCGCAAGGGTTGGTGGCCCGGATCGGCCCCTGAAGAGCGGTGGGATTCAGCTGGTTGACCTTGTCGATGAAGATCAGGCCCGGATCGCCGTTGCTCCAGGCTGAATCGACGATCAGCTCAAAGACTTCCCGGGCGCTGGCCTGGGCGACCGCCTGGCCGTCCATGGGATTGATCAGGTCGTAGCTGGTTTTGTTCTTGACGGCTTGGATGAAAGCCTCGCTGATGGCCACCGATATGTTGAAGTTCTGGGCGGTGACGCCGTCGCGTTTCATGGTGATGAAAGACGTGATGTCGGGATGGTCCACGCGCAAGACCCCCATGTTGGCGCCGCGGCGGGTGCCCCCCTGCTTCACCGCTTCGGTGCCGGCGTCGATGACGCGCAAAAAAGAGACAGGTCCGGAGGCGATGCCCTGGGTCTTGCGCACGAAACTCCCTGCCGGCCTGACCCGGGAAAAATCGAACCCGGTCCCGCCCCCCTCCTTGTGAACCAGGGCGGCATTCTTCACTGTTTCGAATATCCCGTCCAGCGAATCCTCGATCGGCAGCACGAAGCAGGCGGACAGGCACATGTTTCGCTCGGCGCCGGTCAAAGTCGGGGAATTGGGCATGAAATCCTTCTGCATCATGGCTTGAAAAAAATTTTCTTCCCAGAGTTTCTTGTCGGCTTCGTTCTTTTCTGCCTTGGCAATGAAGCGGGCCACGCGGCGGAACAAATGCGAGGGTTTGCTCTCCACCAGGGTCCCTTTTTCGTCTTTTTTGAAATAACGGGCTTTCAAAATTTTCATTGCATTTTCAGAAAAATTCTCCATGAAACTCTCCTTAGGCAGTAAATATAGTTGCTCGCCAATTATAGGACGCTAAATATAGCGTGTCAAGATGTTTTTAAAAAAAAATATTTTAAAAAAATTCTTGACAATCAAGATATATATATACTATCATTGGTGGGAGAAAATGGGACAAAATGGGATGAAAAAACATTTCAGAGGCAGTTATATCGCCAAAATCGACGACCGCGGCCGGGTCAAGATTCCCGCCCAATACCTGGCCACCCTGGAGCAGGGATTCGGAAAAGAGGTCTACCTGACCTCGCTTAACGGTGATCATGTTTTATTCTACCCCATGCAGGTCTGGGAGGAAATAGAAAAAAAAATCGCCAGGATCCCGATGCGCGATCCGGACCTGGAAGAATACATCAGCCGTATCAGTTTCTGGGGCAGTGAAACTGAAATTGACCCCAAGGGCCGCATCCTCATCCCCTCCGATCTGCGGCAAAGCAGCACGCTGGAAGACAACCTGCTGATCCTTGGCAAGATCGATTACCTGGTGATCTGGAACAAGGATGCTTTCACCGGCAAGTACATGGGCGGTCAGTTCAGTGACGAAAAGCTGCAAAAGGTGTCGAGGCTGCTCAATGAATTTTCCACATTACCCAGTCATGAGTAAGGAGGTCCTTGAAATCTTTCAAGGATCGGCCAAAAAACTTTTCGTCGATTGCACCGTGGGCGCCGGCGGCCACAGCACCCATATCCTCACCGCCTTCGCGGGCGCCCGAATGATCGCCATTGACCAGGATGAAGAGAGCATCGCCCTAGCCAGGGCGAACCTGAAGGTTTTCGGGCGGCGCGTTCGTTTCCATCTGGGCAGCTTCGGCGATCTCTTCGAGGATTTTAACTGCCGCAGGCTGGCCGTCTCCGGCATACTTGTCGATCCGGGGATTTCCACGGTGCAGCTGAAAAAAGGCCAGCGCGGTTTTTCCCATTCCCTGGACGGGCCGCTGGACATGCGCAAAAACCAACGACAGTTGCTCACCGCGGCCGACGTGCTCAATACCTTCGCCGAGAAAAAACTGGCGGACATTTTCTCCCGCTACGGCGAATTCGCCGCGGCCGAGCGCCTGGCTAAGAAGATCATCGAGAAAAGGCTGTTCGCCCCCCTGCAATCGACGGTCCAGCTGCGCCTGCTGGTCGAGGAGGTCACCCGCTGGCGGCCTCGTCCGGGGCTGGTCCATCCCGCCGCCAA
This genomic window contains:
- a CDS encoding DUF350 domain-containing protein, with translation MIENNGFHLVSTLIYLALIFAAAIVSVLGSIWILLFLTRKNIQEKKEIVKHHNVATAMVLGAFIWTIGHMCFETIKPIMNVWYINYPAGITLKTGLLFILGVMASLVVALISGALVVFLALKLLIGLTRDIDEWEEIKKGNIAVAVVIGITVIVLGMFIESIISTITLALFNSLKLL
- a CDS encoding adenosylcobalamin-dependent ribonucleoside-diphosphate reductase; amino-acid sequence: MENFSENAMKILKARYFKKDEKGTLVESKPSHLFRRVARFIAKAEKNEADKKLWEENFFQAMMQKDFMPNSPTLTGAERNMCLSACFVLPIEDSLDGIFETVKNAALVHKEGGGTGFDFSRVRPAGSFVRKTQGIASGPVSFLRVIDAGTEAVKQGGTRRGANMGVLRVDHPDITSFITMKRDGVTAQNFNISVAISEAFIQAVKNKTSYDLINPMDGQAVAQASAREVFELIVDSAWSNGDPGLIFIDKVNQLNPTALQGPIRATNPCGEQPLHDYEACNLGSINLMNVFDRKSPERLNWTKFRELIQLGIRFLDDVIEVNLYPLPEIDKMAKSNRRIGLGLMGFADLLIQMGIGYNSDQARDLGSKIIRFMKEEAVAASRALAETRGSFPNIEKSIYQGQKMRNASVLTIAPTGTISRIAGCSSSIEPIFAFRVVSKILDGEITDIHPLFQQWQEKHPDEAAPGYFITTQEISPIDHLKMQAVFQEYVDSAVSKTINFNNAATRKDIAAAYLMAFDMNIKGITVYRDGCRALQVLNKAGSEKPTPLGRPDAIPSTTHKISTGLGNLYITVTYFNKKPFEVFASIGKSGYSTMADAEASGRLISLALRSGIPTQEVVNQLKGIGGAEPIFTNGQLIQSIPDAIAKVLETHIGAVNVKHQDMHVSKCPLCGTALNDEKCPTCATCGWSKCNGV
- the rsmH gene encoding 16S rRNA (cytosine(1402)-N(4))-methyltransferase RsmH gives rise to the protein MSKEVLEIFQGSAKKLFVDCTVGAGGHSTHILTAFAGARMIAIDQDEESIALARANLKVFGRRVRFHLGSFGDLFEDFNCRRLAVSGILVDPGISTVQLKKGQRGFSHSLDGPLDMRKNQRQLLTAADVLNTFAEKKLADIFSRYGEFAAAERLAKKIIEKRLFAPLQSTVQLRLLVEEVTRWRPRPGLVHPAAKVFQALRIFINHELEGIEAWLQQIPANLRPGSRVVFITYHSLEDRLVKQGFQRLQQAGLVRLLRPFPGFPGSEELSQNLASRSAKLRALEVA